In Aspergillus fumigatus Af293 chromosome 2, whole genome shotgun sequence, a genomic segment contains:
- the fahA gene encoding fumarylacetoacetate hydrolase FahA: protein MASWLQIPKNSPFSLANIPFGIISSAKITSPVAAVAVGDYALNLSIFASSGGFSQLPVIQPHLGVFSQPTLNAFAALGRPVHRQVREYIQSVFRADTPFPQILKDNSTLQKEALLPLSEVTNHLPMHIGDYTDFYAGLNHAYNVGVLFRGPENALQPNYKHLPVGYHGRASSVVTSGTPIRRPNGQILANPAANPKVPTFSPCKRLDIELELAAFVSKSNELGKPVSIDEAEDHIFGVVLMNDWSARDIQAWEYVPLGPFNAKNFATTITPWVVLLDALEPFRTAGLEPGNRESLLPYLREKRELNAYDIPLEVEITNAGGKPTLISRTNAKNLLYSFPQMLAHHTITGCNMNTGDLLGSGTISGKENQTQGSLLEQTNGKNPLKLADGSERLFLEDGDTVVLRGMAGTEGNYVGFGDCVGTILPALKLEF from the coding sequence ATGGCTTCGTGGCTTCAGATTCCCAAGAACTCGCCCTTTTCTCTGGCGAATATTCCCTTTGGAATCATTTCCTCTGCAAAGATCACATCCCCTGTGGCTGCAGTTGCGGTCGGTGACTATGCGCTGAACCTGAGCATCTTCGCCTCGTCGGGCGGTTTCTCGCAGCTCCCCGTCATCCAGCCCCATCTCGGCGTATTCAGCCAGCCAACTCTGAACGCATTTGCCGCGCTCGGTCGTCCGGTGCACCGTCAAGTGCGTGAATATATCCAGAGCGTCTTTCGCGCCGACACGCCATTCCCCCAGATTCTCAAGGACAACTCCACCTTGCAGAAGGAGGCGCTTTTGCCCTTGTCAGAAGTGACCAACCATCTTCCCATGCACATTGGCGACTACACCGACTTCTACGCGGGTCTCAACCATGCTTACAACGTTGGTGTGCTGTTTCGCGGTCCTGAGAACGCTCTGCAGCCCAATTACAAGCATCTCCCTGTTGGATATCACGGCCGTGCCTCTTCAGTCGTGACTTCAGGCACTCCTATCCGCCGTCCCAATGGCCAAATCCTAGCCAACCCCGCCGCTAACCCCAAGGTGCCGACCTTTTCCCCCTGCAAGAGATTGGATATCGAATTGGAACTTGCCGCCTTTGTCAGCAAGAGTAATGAGCTGGGCAAGCCTGTTTCTATTGATGAGGCTGAGGACCATATCTTCGGCGTCGTATTGATGAATGACTGGTCGGCCCGTGATATCCAGGCTTGGGAGTACGTTCCTCTGGGACCGTTCAACGCGAAAAACTTTGCCACCACCATCACACCCTGGGTGGTCTTACTCGATGCTTTGGAGCCCTTCCGCACGGCCGGTCTAGAGCCCGGCAACCGCGAATCGCTACTGCCCTACCTGCGCGAGAAGCGCGAACTCAATGCCTACGACATCCCTCTCGAGGTTGAGATCACTAACGCTGGTGGAAAGCCGACTTTGATCTCTCGCACCAACGCAAAGAACCTGCTGTACTCGTTCCCTCAGATGCTGGCACACCACACCATCACAGGTTGCAACATGAACACCGGCGACCTGCTTGGCAGCGGTACCATTTCTGGCAAGGAGAATCAGACTCAGGGCAGTCTCCTCGAGCAGACTAACGGCAAGAACCCTCTGAAGCTGGCTGATGGCTCGGAGCGATTGTTCTTGGAGGACGGAGACACCGTCGTTCTGCGAGGCATGGCTGGTACGGAAGGAAACTACGTTGGCTTTGGCGACTGCGTTGGCACAATTCTTCCAGCCCTAAAGTTGGAGTTCTAA
- the maiA gene encoding maleylacetoacetate isomerase MaiA: MEDSTSPKVTLYTYFRSSCSARLRIALNLKSIPYTPIAVNLLKGEQSSPENIALNPSGTVPTLIVEHDSKEPVTITQSLAALEYLEEITPASSHALLPPASNPEARAVVRTLVDIMSCDVQPVTNLRILKRVAPFGVDRAAWSKDLIEDGFRAYEAIAAKSAGLFSVGDSITMADVCLLPAVWGAERAGVKVEKFPTIYRVAQRLEEEDAVKRAHWRTQPDTPEEFRVSSS; encoded by the coding sequence ATGGAAGACTCAACAAGCCCCAAAGTCACCCTATACACCTATTTCCGCTCCTCCTGCTCAGCCAGACTCCGCATCGCCCTCAACCTCAAATCCATCCCTTACACCCCAATAGCCGTCAACCTCCTCAAAGGCGAGCAATCCTCCCCAGAAAATATCGCGCTCAATCCTTCCGGTACAGTCCCCACCCTGATAGTGGAACACGACTCCAAAGAACCCGTGACCATCACGCAGTCCCTCGCAGCACTCGAGTACCTCGAAGAAATCACCCCAGCCTCATCCCACGCTCTCCTCCCACCAGCTTCCAACCCCGAGGCCCGCGCAGTCGTCCGCACCTTGGTAGACATCATGTCCTGCGATGTCCAGCCTGTGACTAATCTCCGGATTCTGAAGCGGGTGGCGCCATTCGGCGTGGACCGGGCGGCGTGGTCGAAGGATCTGATTGAGGATGGCTTCCGCGCGTACGAGGCCATCGCGGCGAAGAGTGCGGGGCTTTTCAGCGTGGGTGATAGCATTACCATGGCGGATGTGTGCCTGCTTCCTGCGGTGTGGGGTGCTGAGAGGGCGGGGGTGAAGGTGGAGAAGTTTCCTACGATCTACCGGGTTGCACAGCGATtagaggaggaagatgcggTGAAGAGGGCGCATTGGAGGACGCAGCCTGATACGCCGGAGGAGTTTCGAGTGAGTTCTTCTTGA
- the hppD gene encoding 4-hydroxyphenylpyruvate dioxygenase family protein has product MAPSAISTSPPPTDRVSSSLASYKGYDHVHWYVGNAKQAASYYITRMGFKRIAYRGLETGCRSVCSHVVRNGDITFILTSPLRSLDQVDRFPPEEQELLKEIHAHLEKHGDGVKDVAFEVDSVDSVFYAATNNGAKIVSQPRTLEDDNGQVRVATIQTYGETTHTLVERGSYHGAFLPGYRMETGVEDPISQLLPGVHLNRIDHCVGNQDWDEMDKVCEYYEKALGFHRFWSVDDKQICTEYSALKSIVMASPNEVVKMPINEPAKGKKQSQIEEYVDFYNGAGVQHIALLTDDIIRDITNLKARGVEFIKVPDTYYEDIKVRLKKAGLTLHEDFETIRSLDILIDFDEGGYLLQLFTKHLMDRPTVFIEIIQRHNFSGFGAGNFKSLFEAIEREQALRGNLV; this is encoded by the exons ATGGCTCCCTCGGCTATCTCTACGAGCCCTCCACCAACCGATCGGGTTTCCTCTAGTCTTGCCAGCTACAAAGGCTATGACCATGTCCACTGGTACGTAGGCAACGCAAAGCAAGCCGCCTCGTACTACATTACCCGCATGGGCTTCAAGCGTATCGCCTACCGTGGTCTCGAGACAGGATGCCGCAGCGTCTGCTCCCACGTCGTGCGCAACGGCGACATCACTTTCATCCTCACTTCGCCGCTCCGGTCACTGGATCAGGTCGACCGCTTCCCTCCTGAAGAGCAGGAACTGCTCAAGGAGATCCATGCTCATCTCGAGAAACACGGTGACGGGGTCAAGGACGTTGCTTTTGAGGTCGACTCGGTGGACTCTGTCTTTTATGCAGCGACGAACAATGGTGCCAAGATTGTTTCTCAGCCTCGGACCCTTGAGGATGACAACGGACAGGTGCGAGTGGCAACTATCCAGACTTATGGCGAGACCACGCACACTTTAGTGGAGAGGGGCTCGTATCACGGCGCCTTCCTGCCAGGATATCGCATGGAAACTGGGGTAGAGGACCCGATCTCTCAGCTGCTGCCTGGCGTGCACTTGAACCGGATTGACCACTGCGTCGGAAACCAGGACTGGGACGAAATGGATAAGGTTTGCGAATA CTACGAGAAGGCTCTTGGTTTCCATCGTTTCTGGTCTGTTGATGACAAGCAAATCTGCAC GGAATACTCTGCTCTCAAGAGTATTGTGATGGCCTCGCCGAAcgaggtggtgaagatgcCCATCAACGAACCcgccaagggcaagaagcAATCCCAGATCGAAGAATACGTCGACTTCTACAACGGCGCAGGCGTCCAACACATTGCTCTGCTCACCGACGACATTATCCGCGACATTACCAACCTCAAGGCTCGCGGTGTTGAGTTCATCAAGGTTCCAGATACATACTACGAAGACATAAAGGTGCGGCTGAAGAAAGCTGGCCTGACTCTCCACGAGGACTTTGAGACAATTCGCAGCCTGGACATCCTCATCGACTTTGACGAGGGAGGATatctgctgcagctgtttACCAAG CACTTGATGGATCGCCCCACCGTCTTCATTGAAATCATCCAGAGACACAACTTCTCTGGTTTTGGCGCCGGCAACTTCAAATCGCTCtttgaggccattgagcgGGAACAGGCCCTCCGTGGCAACCTTGTATAG
- the hmgX gene encoding protein hmgX, translated as MASGTTIQPSRPSLTSNDSAVLQALFDAESSPSSAVAIDPSLSPFPEYLHISASDHESLKARELSIIRSLQSDDVSMDTITSAIRDLDALITEHPTYPSAYVNRAQALRLHIEKTAEASTDPEEAIFTPGNTESASRLFSDLGQAISLCTPRSPADPVSTVQARILADSHTHRGYLLLKAARLKKNANGNEMVGGPDKLRDMGPDQLEEMASRDFFFGGRYGNKVAQQLAVQTNPYAKMCGAIVKEALRKEVEGVI; from the coding sequence ATGGCTTCAGGCACTACAATTCAACCCAGTCGGCCTTCCCTGACATCCAACGACTCTGCAGTCCTACAAGCTCTCTTCGACGCCGAATCATCCCCTTCCTCAGCCGTCGCAATCGACCCATCACTCTCCCCATTCCCAGAATACCTCCACATCTCAGCGAGCGACCACGAGTCCCTTAAAGCCCGCGAGCTGAGCATCATTCGCAGCCTCCAATCCGACGATGTCTCAATGGACACCATCACATCCGCCATCAGGGACCTCGACGCCCTGATCACTGAGCACCCGACTTACCCATCTGCCTACGTCAACAGAGCCCAGGCCCTCCGCCTACACATTGAAAAGACAGCAGAGGCATCGACGGACCCAGAGGAAGCTATCTTCACCCCTGGAAACACTGAATCAGCCTCGCGCCTCTTCTCTGATCTAGGGCAGGCGATCTCTCTCTGCACGCCCAGGTCGCCTGCTGATCCCGTCTCGACGGTTCAGGCGCGTATCCTCGCTGACTCGCATACGCATCGTGGATATCTGTTGCTCAAGGCTGcgaggttgaagaagaatgcaaACGGGAATGAGATGGTAGGGGGCCCAGATAAGTTGCGGGATATGGGGCCCGATCaactggaggagatggcgagtAGGGATTTCTTTTTCGGAGGAAGGTATGGGAATAAGGTCGCCCAGCAGTTGGCTGTGCAAACGAATCCGTATGCGAAAATGTGCGGAGCGATTGTTAAGGAGGCGTTGAGGAAGGAAGTTGAGGGGGTTATTTGA
- a CDS encoding fungal specific transcription factor domain-containing protein — translation MAPVVQMRQTAHTSHTIMMPDQTGTQSTSNLANSMMRTVVSSGNDALNILFEAANAQSQEDSMIESDSLPETEQHRSGHPVTSEGSSNQIDLTVPPDVLEKAMRPVELSHVSKDVLSTWEACRFVRMGWFTAREAVTFIDLFFKNMSILSPVLTDFYADHKNHRWLIAHDPVLCCTILMISSRYHVLPGVGGQSRNFFIHHRLWQHCQQLVTRLIFGQELSSQPKIRNIGTIEALLLMSDWHPRSLHFPPESDGWDSDLVTIDLESTEYGDDGSNSSAKRWAKDMSEPAKRSDQMSWMLLGSALSLAHELGIYETGDKARDAFVAYERFMTKDQMRLRRQRAQRLLYVYINQLAWRIGCVSLMPQGLSHSILNRQTSRELSQYGEEWLTFMDSWMDLTKLAKSVTDMFFPSVTFARQQLQSGRYIDLLDHFRPLLDKWKERYLQPQLHDKPFYDDIFIEYHFVRVYTHSVGMQAVVERAIADGNADEEEVRPMNIDPIDYEYIQEVIDGCCQILEKVTQLADIGALRFSPVRIFVRITSASIFLMKALSLGARQAKLRESLDVLERTIQALRSNALDDIHLSTRYATLLETHVSRLRRHLVASCKSLKRRRESTTRHSMVPPSYASATSDEHAPLITNPPVPQNMSDMGFTPSLNDIAADDWLSLPFDPSMAPFSISSGGQFPAYEGGGLNFLWNLPS, via the exons ATGGCGCCAGTCGTGCAGATGCGGCAGACGGCTCACACCAGTCATACGATAATGATGCCCGATCAAACAGGAACTCAATCTACATCGAATCTGGCCAACTCAATGATGCGCACTGTCGTTTCCAGTGGAAATGATGCCCTCAACATCCTTTTTGAGGCCGCCAACGCACAGAGTCAGGAAGACAGTATGATAGAGTCGGACTCTTTGCCTGAAACTGAGCAGCATCGATCAGGTCATCCTGTCACATCTGAAGGTTCCTCGAATCAAATAGATCTCACGGTTCCCCCAGACGTTCTAGAAAAAGCCATGCGCCCGGTCGAGCTCTCACACGTATCGAAGGACGTTTTGAGTACCTGGGAGGCATGTCGATTCGTCAGGATGGGATGGTTCACAGCTAGAGAAGCTGTGACGTTTATTGATCT CTTTTTCAAAAACATGTCTATACTATCTCCAGTACTGACAGACTTCTATGCCGATCATAAGAATCACCGTTGGCTGATCGCACACGACCCTGTCCTCTGCTGTACAATCCTGATGATATCGTCTCGGTATCATGTACTCCCTGGTGTTGGCGGCCAGTCGCGAAATTTCTTTATACATCACAGACTCTGGCAACACTGCCAGCAGCTGGTGACGAGACTCATATTTGGACAAGAGCTTTCTTCGCAGCCGAAGATTCGAAACATAGGCACAATAGAAGCGCTCCTGCTCATGTCTGACTGGCATCCACGCTCACTCCACTTTCCTCCAGAAAGTGATGGATGGGATTCCGATCTGGTTACCATAGATCTGGAAAGCACAGAATACGGAGATGACGGCAGCAATTCGTCAGCAAAGCGATGGGCAAAAGACATGAGTGAGCCTGCTAAACGATCTGACCAGATGTCTTGGATGCTTCTGGGGTCCGCATTGTCTCTCGCGCATGAGTTGGGCATCTACGAGACCGGAGATAAAGCACGCGATGCTTTCGTCGCCTACGAACGGTTCATGACAAAGGATCAAATGCGCCTCCGACGGCAGCGGGCGCAACGGTTGTTGTACGTATATATCAATCAGTTAGCGTGGCGGATAGGATGCGTATCGCTCATGCCGCAAGGCTTGAGCCATTCAATTCTCAACCGACAGACATCTAGAGAATTAAGCCAATATGGAGAAGAATGGCTCACATTCATGGACTCATGGATGGACCTGACGAAACTCGCCAAATCTGTCACGGACATGTTCTTTCCATCTGTTACTTTCGCACGACAGCAGCTTCAGAGTGGACGATATATTGACCTCCTGGACCATTTCCGTCCACTGCTTGACAAGTGGAAAGAGAGATATCTCCAGCCGCAAT TGCATGACAAACCCTTCTATGACGATATCTTCATCGAATACCACTTTGTCCGCGTATATACACACTCTGTTGGAATGCAGGCTGTAGTTGAACGTGCGATCGCAGATGGAAacgcagatgaagaagaagttcGTCCCATGAACATCGACCCCATCGACTATGAATACATCCAAGAAGTCATAGATGGATGCTGCCAGATACTGGAGAAGGTCACGCAGCTTGCTGACATCGGGGCACTGCGCTTCTCTCCCGTTCGGATATTCGTCAGGATTACAAGCGCATCCATATTCTTGATGAAAGCTCTCAGTTTGGGAGCGCGACAAGCAAAGCTCCGTGAGTCGCTGGATGTCCTAGAACGAACAATACAAGCGTTGAGATCAAATGCCTTGGACGACATACACCTAAGCACACGCTACGCTACGTTGCTGGAGACTCATGTATCGCGCTTGCGACGACATTTAGTCGCCTCATGTAAGAGTCTCAAAAGACGGCGTGAGTCAACGACACGGCACTCGATGGTGCCTCCATCATACGCCAGTGCCACAAGTGACGAGCATGCCCCACTGATAACGAATCCTCCAGTTCCCCAGAATATGTCAGATATGGGGTTTACACCGTCATTGAATGACATCGCTGCTGATGACTGGCTGTCGCTTCCATTCGACCCATCCATGGCGCCGTTCAGTATTAGCAGCGGGGGCCAATTCCCAGCATATGAAGGCGGCGGCTTGAATTTCCTATGGAATCTACCTTCTTGA
- the hmgA gene encoding putative homogentisate 1,2-dioxygenase (HmgA) yields the protein MPVTQFSHPDPYSYQTGFDSYHETEAVKGALPVGQNSPQKAPYGLYAEKLSGTAFTAPRHENKQTWVYRILPAAAHENFKAEDADSYHTSMTTETHKLHHIPNQLRWDPFDLDETVDWVHGLHLVAGAGDPTLKHGLGIILYAAGKDMGKEAFYSADGDFLIVPQHGVLDIQTELGRLMVRPNEICVIPRGVRYRVTLPAGPVRGYICELYQGHYQLPELGPIGSNCLANARDFQAPVASFEDEEEPTEWRLYSKFNNTLFSARQDHTPFDIVAWHGNYYPYKYDLGRFNTIGSISFDHPDPSIFTVLTGPSDHAGTAIADFVIFPPRWLVAENTFRPPWYHRNTMSEFMGLICGNYDAKTGGGFQPAGASLHNVMSAHGPDADAFEGASNAELKPQKVGDGSMAFMFESCLMVGVSEWGLKTCQKVQEQYNEHSWRPLKRHFKNPNKA from the exons ATGCCTGTCACACAGTTCTCTCACCCCGATCCCTACTCATACCAGACTGGCTTCGACTCCTATCATGA GACGGAAGCCGTCAAAGGTGCCCTCCCGGTTGGGCAGAACTCCCCTCAGAAGGCACCCTACGGACTTTACGCTGAGAAGCTCTCTGGAACCGCTTTTACTGCTCCAAGGCATGAGAACAAGCAGACCTGGGTCTACAGAATCCTCCCTGCTGCTGCGCATGAGAACTTCAAGGCCGAAGATGCCGACTCCTATCACACCAGCATGACTACGGAGACGCACAAGCTACATCATATTCCCAACCAGCTAAGATGGGATCCATTTGACTTGGATGAGACGGTGGACTGGGTCCACGGTCTGCATCTTGTTGCTGGTGCCGGAGACCCCACTTTAAAGCATGGTCTGGGTATCATCTTGTATGCTGCTGGGAAGGATATGGGAAAGGAGGCCTTTTACTCGGCTGATGGAGACTTTCTGATTGTCCCTCAGCATGGTGTGTTGGACATCCAGACGGAGCTTGGAAGACTCATGGTTCGCCCTAATGAAATATGCGTGATTCCTCGTGGTGTTAG ATACCGTGTCACCCTTCCAGCAGGTCCTGTAAGAGGATACATTTGCGAACTTTATCAAGGCCACTATCAGCTACCGGAGCTGGGCCCCATTGGTTCTAACTGTCTTGCCAATGCGCGCGACTTCCAAGCCCCTGTCGCGTCtttcgaggatgaggaagaaccGACCGAGTGGCGGCTTTACAGCAAGTTCAACAACACCCTCTTTTCCGCACGCCAGGACCACACTCCCTTTGACATCGTTGCCTGGCACGGAAACTATTACCCTTACAAGTACGACCTTGGTCGTTTCAACACCATCGGCTCCATTTCCTTTGATCACCCGGACCCCTCAATCTTCACCGTCCTTACCGGACCATCAGACCATGCGGGTACCGCTATTGCGGACTTCGTGATCTTCCCGCCTCGCTGGCTGGTTGCAGAGAACACCTTCCGTCCTCCATGGTATCACCGGAACACCATGTCCGAGTTCATGGGGCTGATCTGCGGCAATTACGATGCGAAGACGGGCGGCGGTTTCCAGCCTGCAGGCGCCAGCTTACACAACGTCATGAGTGCTCATGGTCCCGACGCGGACGCTTTCGAGGGCGCCAGCAATGCTGAGCTAAAACCCCAGAAGGTTGGCGATGGAAGCATGGCGTTCATGTTTGAGAG CTGTCTCATGGTTGGCGTATCCGAATGGGGTCTTAAAACCTGCCAGAAAGTGCAGGAACAATACAATGAGCACAGCTGGCGTCCACTGAAGAGGCATTTCAAGAACCCCAACAAGGCCTAG